In Salmo salar chromosome ssa15, Ssal_v3.1, whole genome shotgun sequence, one genomic interval encodes:
- the LOC106571265 gene encoding crooked neck-like protein 1, whose protein sequence is MASTAAGKQRIPKVAKVKNKAPAEVQITAEQLLREAKERELELLPPPPKQKITDEEELNDYKLKKRKGFEDNIRKNRTVISNWIKYAQWEESLKEVQRARSIYERALDVDHRNIALWLKYAEMEMKNRQVNHARNIWDRAITILPRVNQFWYKYSYMEEMLGNIAGCRQVFERWTEWEPEEQAWHSYINFELRYKEVDKARSIYERFVIVHPDVKNWIKYARFEEKHGYIAHGRKVFERSVEFFGEEHVDENLFVAFARFEEKQKEFERVRVIYKYALDRIPKQQAQELFKFYTVFEKKFGDRRGIEDVIVSKRRFQYEEEVKASPHNYDAWFDYLRLVESDADPDTAREVYERAIANIPPIQEKRHWRRYIYLWINYALYEELEVKDPERTRQVYLACLDLIPHKKFTFAKMWLLYGQFEIRQKNLQAARRGLGTAIGKCPKNKLFKGYIELELQLREFDRCRKLYEKYLEFASENCTTWIKFSELETILGDTERARAIFELAIGQPRLDMPEVLWKSYIDFEIEQEEYDNTRGLYKRLLQRTQHVKVWISYAQYELSIDTSDRLQRCRGIFEEANKGLRSCEEKEERLMLLESWKEFEQEFGSDTTRERVKKLLPEKVKKRRKLTAEDGSDAGWEEYYDYIFPEDAANQPNLKLLAMAKMWKRQQQEEDDEEDDEEDEEENNGGVDRGRVEEVRGKEMEGEENGRGERGIDKEVTEDLASPSSEKPIVSEPVPEEVPKESTHDDRDDSDESSSGSSSSSSSSSDSDNGGEKQPRKSNKDSVKD, encoded by the exons ATGGCATCTACTGCGGCAGGGAAACAGAGGATACCGAAAGTAGCGAAG GTAAAAAACAAAGCTCCTGCAGAGGTACAAATCACAGCTGAGCAGTTGCTCAGGGAGGCAAAGGAGAGGGAGCTCGAGCTTCTGCCACCGCCACCCAAGCAAAAGATCACTGATGAAGAGGAGTTGAACGATTACAAGTTGAAGAAGAGGAAG GGATTTGAAGACAACATCAGAAAGAACCGTACTGTTATCAGCAACTGGATAAAATACGCTCAATGGGAGGAAAGCCTGAAAGAAGTCCAGAG GGCTCGCTCTATTTACGAGCGTGCTCTGGATGTAGACCACCGAAACATAGCTCTGTGGCTGAAGTATGCCGAGATGGAGATGAAGAACCGGCAGGTGAACCACGCCCGCAACATCTGGGACAGAGCCATCACCATCTTGCCACGTGTCAACCAGTTCTG GTACAAGTACAGTTACATGGAAGAGATGCTGGGCAACATCGCTGGCTGCAGACAGGTGTTTGAGCGCTGGACAGAGTGGGAACCAGAGGAACAAGCTTGGCACTCCTACATCAACTTTGAGCTGCGCTACAAGGAAGTGGACAAGGCACGCTCCATCTATGAGAGAT TTGTGATTGTCCACCCTGATGTGAAGAATTGGATTAAGTACGCCCGTTTTGAAGAGAAGCATGGCTACATCGCCCATGGGAGGAAGGTGTTTGAAAGATCAGTGGAGTTCTTTGGCGAGGAGCATGTTGATGAGAACCTTTTTGTGGCTTTCGCCAGATTtgaagagaaacagaaagag TTTGAGAGAGTTCGAGTCATCTACAAATACGCCCTGGACAGAATTCCTAAGCAGCAGGCTCAGGAGCTCTTCAAGTTCTACACCGTATTTGAGAAGAAGTTTGGAGACCGGAGGGGAATCGAGGACGTCATCGTCAGCAAGAGGAGATTTCAGTATGAAGAGGAAGTCAAG GCAAGCCCACACAATTATGACGCATGGTTTGATTACCTACGCCTGGTGGAGAGTGATGCGGACCCTGACACTGCCAGGGAGGTCTATGAGAGAGCCATCGCCAATATCCCTCCTATACAGGAGAAGAGGCACTGGAGAAGATACATTTACCTGTGGATAAACTACGCTCTATATGAAGAACTGGAGGTCAAG GACCCAGAGAGAACAAGGCAGGTGTACCTGGCATGTCTGGATCTCATCCCTCACAAAAAG TTCACGTTTGCCAAGATGTGGCTACTCTACGGACAGTTTGAAATCCGCCAGAAGAACCTCCAAGCTGCTAGACGAGGCTTG ggCACAGCCATTGGTAAATGTCCAAAGAACAAGCTGTTTAAGGGCTACATTGAACTGGAGCTGCAGCTCCGAGAGTTTGACCGATGTAGGAAGCTTTATGAGAAGTACCTGGAGTTTGCCTCCGAGAACTGCACCACCTGGATCAAGTTCTCTGAGCTGGAGACCATCctgggagacacagagagggccCGGGCCATCTTCGAGCTGGCCATCGGACAGCCACGACTGGACATGCCAGAG gTGTTGTGGAAGTCCTACATCGACTTTGAAATCGAGCAGGAAGAGTATGACAACACCAGAGGTCTCTACAAGAGACTGTTGCAGCGCACACAGCACGTCAAG GTCTGGATCAGCTATGCCCAGTATGAGCTGTCCATCGATACCTCTGACCGGCTGCAGAGGTGTAGGGGGATCTTTGAGGAGGCCAACAAGGGCCTGAGGAGCtgtgaggagaaggaggagcgTCTGATGCTGCTGGAGTCTTGGAAGGAGTTTGAGCAGGAGTTTGGTTCAGACACGACCAGGGAAAGGGTGAAGAAACTGCTGCCAGAGAAggtgaagaagaggagaaagcTCACGGCAGAGGACGGG TCGGATGCAGGGTGGGAGGAGTACTACGACTACATCTTCCCTGAGGATGCAGCCAACCAGCCCAACCTCAAGCTGCTCGCCATGGCCAAGATGTGGAAGAGGCAGCAACAAGAAGAAGATGATGAAGAAGACGATGAAGAGGATGAGGAAGAAAACAATGGAGGAGTGGATAGGGGTAGAGTGGAGGAAGTTAGGGGCAAAGAAATGGAGGGAGAAGAAAacggaagaggggagagaggaatagACAAAGAAGTTACAGAAGATTTAGCATCACCATCATCAGAAAAGCCTATAGTCAGTGAGCCTGTGCCTGAAGAAGTCCCCAAAGAGAGCACACACGATGACAGAGATGATTCTGATGAAAGCAGTAgtggaagcagcagcagcagcagcagtagtagtgacaGTGACAATGGTGGTGAGAAACAGCCCAGGAAGAGCAATAAGGACTCAGTGAAAGATTAG
- the LOC106571266 gene encoding N-alpha-acetyltransferase 20 translates to MTTLRAFTCDDLFKFNNINLDPLTETYGIPFYLQYLAHWPEYFIVAEAPGGELMGYIMGKAEGSVAREEWHGHVTALSVAPEFRRLGLAAKLMEMLEEISERKGGFFVDLFVRVSNQVAVNMYKQLGYSVYRTVIEYYSASNGEPDEDAYDMRKALSRDTERKSIIPIPHPVRPEDIE, encoded by the exons ATGACAACATTACGAGCTTTCACATGCGATGATTTGTTCAAATTCAACAACAT CAACCTGGATCCATTGACAGAGACG TACGGAATCCCATTTTACCTACAGTACCTGGCCCACTGGCCAGAGTACTTCATTGTTGCAGAGGCCCCTGGTGGTGAATTGATGGGTTACA TCATGGGAAAGGCAGAGGGATCAGTGGCTCGAGAAGAGTGGCATGGCCACGTCACAGCTCTCTCTGTGGCCCCAGAGTTCAGACGACTGGGACTGGCAGCCAAGCTTATGGAGATGCTGGAGGAGATCTCAGAAAG GAAGGGTGGGTTCTTTGTTGATCTGTTTGTGCGAGTCTCCAATCAAGTGGCGGTGAACATGTACAAACAGCTAGGCTACAGCGTTTACAGGACCGTGATAGAGTACTATTCTGCTAGCAATGGAGAACCGGATGAAGACGCCTATG ATATGAGGAAAGCCTTGTCGAGAGACACCGAGAGGAAGTCCATCATTCCTATACCACATCCTGTCAGACCAGAAGATATAGAATAA